From Paraburkholderia fungorum, the proteins below share one genomic window:
- a CDS encoding response regulator transcription factor, with translation METSMVYVVDDDESVRRALVGLLRSVGLSVETFASSQEFLDHSKQDAPSCLILDVRLRGENGLQFQDAMASRNLRMPVVFVTGYGDIAMTVKAMKAGAQDFLAKPFRDQDMLDAVSNALAKDRERMLAEQSVLSLRASYDSLTPREREVVSFVLAGLLNKQIASEMNVSEVTVKMHRGQAMRKMAARSVADLVRKVQTLGVEPGVKSDTLRRSPA, from the coding sequence ATGGAAACATCGATGGTCTATGTCGTCGACGACGACGAATCCGTGCGGCGCGCGCTGGTTGGCCTGCTGCGGTCAGTGGGGCTTTCGGTCGAGACGTTTGCGTCGTCACAGGAATTTCTCGACCATTCGAAACAGGACGCACCCAGTTGCCTGATTCTCGACGTCCGCTTACGTGGCGAGAACGGACTGCAGTTTCAGGACGCAATGGCAAGCCGCAATCTGCGCATGCCGGTCGTCTTCGTGACCGGCTACGGCGACATTGCCATGACGGTCAAAGCAATGAAAGCCGGCGCGCAGGATTTCCTCGCGAAACCATTTCGTGACCAGGACATGCTCGACGCCGTATCGAACGCGTTGGCAAAAGACCGCGAAAGAATGCTGGCCGAGCAATCGGTGCTGTCGTTGCGCGCGTCTTATGACTCGCTCACGCCGCGCGAGCGCGAAGTGGTGAGTTTCGTGCTTGCCGGGCTGCTCAATAAACAGATCGCTTCGGAAATGAATGTCAGTGAAGTCACGGTGAAGATGCACCGCGGACAGGCGATGCGGAAGATGGCGGCCCGCTCGGTGGCCGACCTGGTCCGCAAAGTGCAAACGTTGGGCGTCGAACCTGGAGTCAAAAGCGACACGCTTCGCCGTAGCCCGGCTTGA
- a CDS encoding transcriptional initiation protein Tat, which translates to MLNSYASRAVLIESSCGAGVRTARPDPHRLRDTHIPIMRFDMSTTLQGSKRRDVLRTMGFAALSVAALLPQRRAEAKEAHDVAMLAGLDGATTLTQLGKRLAAAPRRRNFESVPFMLTDRQYWDFDAAEQLLQYQSKARQVWENTDLAGPWPGLMREAMNGQVFANRNADFLAVSATHGLAHLALFAQPMWDTYNLAALAGPKFATNTLIVEKAGVSRSDSIENVAGFYGPANNNVTSLQRRGAVFIACHDSIHAISRALQSSAGRPAASADRIAADLTNNLIPDVVLVPSVVSFMVDLQSRGFTYSKGG; encoded by the coding sequence TTGCTGAACTCGTACGCAAGTCGAGCAGTGCTTATTGAATCGAGCTGTGGGGCTGGCGTGCGCACGGCGCGTCCAGACCCACATCGCCTGAGAGACACCCATATACCAATCATGAGGTTTGATATGTCGACTACTCTGCAAGGTTCAAAACGCCGGGACGTTCTTCGAACGATGGGTTTCGCCGCGCTGTCCGTCGCCGCGCTTCTGCCGCAACGGCGTGCAGAAGCGAAGGAAGCACATGACGTCGCGATGTTAGCGGGGCTGGATGGTGCAACGACGCTCACGCAACTCGGCAAACGGCTCGCTGCGGCGCCCCGTCGTCGTAATTTCGAGTCTGTGCCGTTCATGCTGACGGATCGCCAGTATTGGGATTTCGATGCCGCCGAGCAGCTGTTGCAGTATCAGTCCAAAGCCCGTCAGGTCTGGGAAAACACGGATCTCGCGGGACCATGGCCCGGACTGATGCGCGAAGCAATGAACGGGCAGGTCTTTGCCAACAGGAATGCGGATTTTCTGGCCGTTTCCGCGACCCACGGTCTTGCTCACCTGGCGTTGTTCGCGCAACCGATGTGGGACACGTATAACCTCGCCGCGCTCGCGGGACCGAAGTTCGCAACGAACACGCTGATCGTCGAAAAAGCAGGTGTGTCGCGATCGGACAGCATTGAAAACGTGGCCGGTTTTTACGGCCCGGCGAATAACAACGTGACTTCGCTACAGCGCCGCGGAGCGGTCTTTATCGCCTGTCACGATTCCATTCACGCTATCTCGCGTGCGCTTCAGAGTTCGGCCGGGCGGCCTGCGGCATCGGCCGACAGGATTGCGGCTGATCTGACTAATAACCTGATTCCGGATGTCGTGCTGGTCCCGAGCGTGGTGTCGTTTATGGTCGACCTCCAGAGCAGGGGGTTCACCTATTCGAAAGGAGGTTGA
- a CDS encoding DUF4148 domain-containing protein codes for MKSFASLIVATSFFIVPLCGFAQQTNASLTRAEVRAELVQIEKAGYSPATGDHQTYPADIEAAEAKLSTEGTAAATSSVGGSTNRTESGRRHNHAMNDNCVGPASYCTPYFGS; via the coding sequence ATGAAATCCTTCGCTTCCCTCATCGTTGCCACGAGCTTTTTCATTGTCCCCCTGTGCGGATTCGCCCAGCAAACCAACGCCTCGCTCACCCGCGCCGAAGTGCGCGCAGAGCTGGTTCAGATAGAAAAGGCGGGATATTCGCCGGCAACCGGTGATCACCAGACGTATCCCGCCGATATCGAGGCTGCCGAAGCTAAATTAAGCACCGAGGGCACGGCTGCCGCGACAAGCAGCGTAGGCGGTTCGACGAATCGCACTGAGTCCGGGCGGCGTCACAACCATGCAATGAACGACAACTGCGTGGGTCCGGCGAGTTACTGCACGCCTTATTTCGGAAGCTGA
- a CDS encoding zinc-dependent alcohol dehydrogenase family protein, whose amino-acid sequence MSMQAVVLSRYNGPLELTSLVRPEPARGEVLVRVAASGLNPLDTKIRAGSAGHAKHPLPLVLGIDMAGVVESVGPGVSAFKPGDEVYGMTGGVGGIQGSLAQYAAVDADLLARKPSSLSMREAAALPLAFITSYSGIVDRANLQVGQTVLVQGGAGGVGHVSVQLARALGAKVFATASGGNQDVLVQFGATPIDYATQTVEQYVGSCTDGEGFDLVVDTVGGTTLDASFAAVKHFGHVVSALGWGTHALAPLSFREATYSGVFTLHALLSGKGRAHHGEMMRKATLLAQAGKLAPRVDPRRFDLASVEQAYEALSDGTAQGKIVVDIA is encoded by the coding sequence ATGTCCATGCAAGCTGTTGTACTCAGCCGCTATAACGGTCCCCTCGAACTCACCAGTCTTGTGCGCCCCGAACCTGCTCGAGGCGAAGTGCTGGTTCGCGTCGCGGCGAGCGGACTGAACCCGCTCGACACGAAAATCCGTGCGGGTAGCGCTGGCCACGCGAAGCATCCACTGCCGCTGGTGCTCGGCATCGACATGGCGGGCGTGGTGGAATCGGTGGGTCCTGGCGTGAGCGCTTTCAAGCCAGGTGACGAGGTCTATGGCATGACCGGCGGCGTAGGCGGCATTCAAGGGTCGCTCGCCCAGTACGCCGCGGTCGACGCCGATCTGCTGGCGCGCAAGCCATCCAGTCTGTCGATGCGCGAGGCCGCCGCGCTGCCCCTGGCTTTCATTACGTCTTACTCGGGCATTGTCGATCGTGCCAATCTGCAAGTCGGCCAAACGGTGCTGGTACAAGGGGGGGCGGGCGGCGTGGGTCATGTCTCGGTCCAGCTTGCGCGGGCGCTCGGCGCGAAGGTGTTCGCCACGGCAAGCGGCGGCAACCAGGACGTGCTCGTCCAGTTCGGCGCGACGCCCATCGATTACGCGACCCAGACCGTCGAACAATACGTCGGGTCGTGTACGGATGGGGAGGGGTTCGATCTCGTGGTCGACACCGTCGGCGGCACGACGCTCGATGCGTCGTTTGCGGCTGTTAAACACTTTGGCCATGTGGTAAGCGCGCTCGGTTGGGGCACCCATGCGCTCGCACCGCTATCGTTTCGCGAAGCGACGTACTCAGGCGTTTTCACACTGCATGCGCTACTGAGCGGCAAGGGCCGCGCACATCACGGCGAGATGATGCGCAAAGCCACTCTGCTTGCACAGGCCGGCAAACTGGCGCCGCGGGTCGATCCTCGCCGCTTCGATCTGGCTTCCGTCGAACAGGCTTACGAGGCACTGAGCGACGGTACAGCGCAAGGCAAGATCGTGGTGGATATCGCCTGA
- a CDS encoding response regulator transcription factor has translation MRTEPIKIVAVVDDDEAIRNATAGLVRSLGWSVRLFDSAGAFLQSPGIAETDCLVSDVRMPNMSGIEMHTRLVQAGYTLTTIFITAFSTPALNAKLQEPGVVAILEKPIDAAALADCLTRALGLP, from the coding sequence TTGCGTACCGAACCTATCAAGATTGTCGCCGTCGTGGATGATGACGAGGCCATCAGGAACGCCACGGCCGGTCTCGTGCGCTCGCTCGGATGGAGCGTGCGCCTGTTCGACTCGGCCGGCGCATTTCTGCAATCGCCCGGTATCGCGGAAACGGATTGTCTGGTTTCGGACGTGCGGATGCCGAATATGTCCGGCATCGAAATGCACACCCGGCTCGTGCAGGCCGGCTACACGCTGACCACCATTTTCATCACGGCGTTCTCTACTCCGGCGCTCAACGCAAAGCTTCAGGAGCCGGGTGTGGTCGCCATTCTGGAAAAGCCTATCGATGCCGCCGCGCTGGCCGATTGCCTCACGCGTGCGTTAGGGTTGCCTTGA
- a CDS encoding serine hydrolase — protein sequence MKTSSLSLAAAVLSVGMALSFASPSTYAERGDARLEYYGQSIDTMIADFMQEKHISGLTMAIVEAPYIPRVAGYGESDTTKKLLASQGTLWNIGPITQGYTAVAVMQLVEAGKMDLHAPVATYVQGLPSAWSKLTVMQLLQHATGLADYRQAPGYDATREYQPQQLVDLVKDSKLAFKPGTAVAQSATNFLLLGMAIESASGMSYHDFIWNGQIKPLNLTHTMFIEDFPEHAAIDPVEKTGMRHHLFTGDGHYINPVEPSAGYRLVNGQLTDARPATSSSAFAFGSLWASAEDVSTWDIALAGNEVIKEAAHRDLVYKPTRLDNGMVVPAMAGWQFTKHKGFMDIKGNAPGYSAYLSRFTNPDELVCVTLLANTEGVDLTDLARRIASAYDARLGSGNDPAQTSTYESVFGVKETVARLEKNIKAANGQIFAHFDHQMNAEQAGLSMRPTEVLVFGNPAAGTMLMQEQPGIASELPLRVAVWEDERGRTWVSYTNFDRIAERYGIHDAKTIAAMKAGVAELVRKSSSAY from the coding sequence ATGAAAACATCTAGCCTCAGCCTGGCCGCCGCAGTCTTGTCCGTCGGCATGGCATTGTCGTTCGCATCGCCCTCAACCTATGCAGAGCGAGGCGACGCGCGCCTGGAATATTACGGACAAAGCATCGACACGATGATTGCCGATTTCATGCAGGAAAAGCACATTTCCGGCTTGACCATGGCCATTGTCGAAGCTCCCTATATTCCGCGCGTCGCAGGATATGGTGAAAGCGACACCACGAAGAAACTGCTGGCATCTCAGGGAACGCTCTGGAATATCGGACCGATCACGCAGGGCTATACGGCAGTCGCGGTGATGCAGCTGGTCGAAGCCGGCAAGATGGATCTGCACGCACCGGTCGCGACATATGTTCAAGGCTTGCCGTCGGCCTGGTCGAAGCTGACTGTGATGCAATTGCTGCAACACGCAACGGGTCTCGCCGACTATCGACAGGCGCCCGGCTATGACGCGACCCGCGAGTATCAGCCGCAGCAGCTTGTCGATCTGGTGAAAGACAGCAAACTGGCATTCAAGCCAGGGACCGCCGTGGCGCAAAGTGCGACGAATTTTCTGCTGCTCGGCATGGCGATCGAATCGGCTAGCGGCATGAGCTACCACGACTTCATCTGGAACGGTCAGATCAAGCCGTTGAATCTGACTCACACCATGTTCATCGAAGACTTTCCGGAGCATGCCGCTATCGACCCGGTCGAGAAGACCGGCATGCGCCACCACCTGTTCACCGGCGACGGCCACTATATCAATCCCGTTGAACCTTCCGCCGGCTACCGGCTGGTCAATGGACAACTGACCGATGCGCGGCCCGCGACTTCGTCGAGCGCGTTTGCCTTCGGCTCGCTATGGGCTTCGGCCGAAGATGTCAGCACCTGGGATATTGCACTGGCCGGCAACGAGGTGATCAAAGAGGCGGCGCACCGTGATCTGGTCTATAAGCCGACCCGGCTCGACAACGGCATGGTCGTGCCGGCCATGGCCGGATGGCAGTTCACGAAGCATAAGGGCTTCATGGATATCAAAGGCAACGCGCCGGGCTATAGCGCTTACTTGAGCCGCTTCACCAATCCCGACGAACTGGTTTGCGTGACACTGCTCGCCAATACCGAAGGCGTCGATCTGACGGATCTCGCGCGACGCATCGCCTCGGCCTACGATGCCCGTTTGGGCTCGGGTAACGATCCCGCGCAAACGTCCACCTATGAAAGTGTATTCGGCGTGAAGGAAACGGTGGCACGCCTTGAAAAGAACATCAAAGCGGCGAATGGCCAGATCTTTGCGCACTTCGATCATCAGATGAACGCCGAGCAGGCGGGACTCAGCATGCGGCCGACCGAAGTACTCGTGTTCGGCAATCCGGCAGCCGGCACCATGCTGATGCAGGAACAACCGGGCATCGCGAGCGAATTGCCGTTGCGTGTCGCGGTCTGGGAAGACGAGCGTGGCAGAACGTGGGTGAGCTACACCAACTTCGACCGGATCGCAGAGCGCTACGGCATTCACGACGCCAAGACGATCGCGGCCATGAAGGCCGGCGTTGCTGAACTCGTACGCAAGTCGAGCAGTGCTTATTGA